A window of the Natronomonas salina genome harbors these coding sequences:
- a CDS encoding DUF7503 family protein has product MSANDSSVKALLAEHPKMTGVLFTMLLLLSQTGVAAANGACYMGP; this is encoded by the coding sequence ATGTCAGCAAACGACAGCTCGGTCAAGGCCCTGCTCGCAGAACACCCGAAGATGACTGGCGTCCTGTTCACGATGCTGCTGCTGCTCTCGCAGACCGGCGTGGCGGCAGCTAACGGTGCCTGCTACATGGGCCCGTAA
- a CDS encoding MutS-related protein, which yields MELEEYWGVGPKTRATLEGSIGTEAAIAAIESGDVRTLVDAGLEPSRATQVLRRAQSAEGMDMLATRDARSVYRDIIELAAEHAVNREAAGRIRTLTPLTDLDRIAERQDSVERARETWAGLDDGTREAVLEAFEAYDDVGGGELAAVETAVAIQETGASGPAFEPILELDGEALEDAAVALRALGGGHVGSGADEELERLREARETVDTMSANASSLVEEFRSNGVRDTAAFQEALVEHLRSETAIDSARIREAMATEAVDATGFVDETLRTLRRSLDEAVDERAAAVRADLEGDVEAAGDDVERARTAVAEVARDLSLGRFADAYDLRRPEFVDGDALAVAGARNLSLVDGGEAVQPVSYAVGDHDLGGALAGTSGDQVTVLTGANSGGKTTLLETLCQVVILAHMGLPVPADRAQLSPCDRVVFHRRHASFNAGVLESTLQSVVPPLVSGDRTLMLVDEFEAITEPGRAADLLHGLVRLTVDEGALGTFVTHLADDLAPLPEPARTDGIFAKGLTSDLQLEVDYQPRFGEVGRSTPEFIVSRLVANADDRAEEAGFRTLARSIDTEVVQRTLSDAAWGGVEGE from the coding sequence ATGGAACTGGAGGAGTACTGGGGAGTCGGCCCGAAGACGCGGGCCACGCTGGAGGGGTCCATCGGCACCGAGGCCGCCATCGCGGCCATCGAGTCCGGCGACGTCCGGACGCTGGTCGACGCGGGCCTGGAGCCGAGCCGGGCGACGCAGGTCCTGCGGCGCGCCCAGAGCGCGGAGGGGATGGACATGCTGGCGACGCGGGACGCCCGCTCGGTCTACCGCGACATCATCGAGCTGGCCGCCGAGCACGCCGTCAACCGGGAGGCCGCGGGACGCATCCGGACGCTGACGCCGCTGACCGACCTGGACCGCATCGCCGAGCGACAGGACTCGGTCGAGCGCGCACGCGAGACGTGGGCCGGACTGGACGACGGGACCCGGGAAGCAGTTCTCGAAGCGTTCGAGGCGTACGACGACGTCGGCGGCGGGGAACTCGCCGCCGTCGAGACCGCCGTCGCGATCCAGGAGACGGGCGCCTCGGGGCCGGCCTTCGAGCCCATCCTCGAACTCGACGGCGAAGCACTCGAGGACGCAGCCGTCGCGCTCCGGGCCCTCGGCGGCGGTCACGTGGGATCCGGCGCGGACGAGGAACTCGAACGGCTGCGGGAGGCTCGCGAGACCGTGGACACGATGTCGGCGAACGCGTCCTCGCTGGTCGAGGAGTTCCGCTCGAACGGCGTCCGCGACACCGCGGCGTTCCAGGAGGCGCTCGTCGAGCACCTCCGCAGCGAGACGGCGATCGACTCGGCACGCATCCGCGAGGCGATGGCTACGGAGGCCGTCGACGCGACCGGGTTCGTCGACGAGACGCTGCGGACGCTCCGGCGGTCGCTCGACGAGGCGGTCGACGAGCGGGCCGCGGCGGTGCGCGCCGACCTGGAGGGCGACGTCGAGGCCGCCGGCGACGACGTCGAGCGCGCGAGGACGGCCGTCGCCGAGGTCGCCCGCGACCTCTCCCTGGGCCGGTTCGCCGACGCCTACGACCTCCGGCGGCCGGAGTTCGTCGACGGCGACGCCCTGGCGGTGGCCGGCGCGAGGAACCTCTCGCTGGTCGACGGCGGCGAGGCCGTCCAGCCGGTCAGCTACGCCGTCGGCGACCACGACCTCGGGGGCGCGCTCGCGGGGACGAGCGGCGACCAGGTGACGGTGTTGACCGGTGCCAACAGCGGCGGGAAGACGACGCTGCTGGAGACGCTCTGCCAGGTCGTCATCCTGGCGCACATGGGCCTGCCAGTCCCCGCCGACCGCGCCCAGCTGTCGCCGTGCGACCGCGTCGTCTTCCACCGCCGCCACGCCAGCTTCAACGCCGGCGTCCTCGAGTCCACGCTGCAGTCGGTGGTCCCGCCGCTGGTCTCCGGCGACCGGACGCTGATGCTCGTCGACGAGTTCGAGGCCATCACGGAACCGGGTCGGGCCGCCGACCTCCTGCACGGGCTGGTGCGGCTGACCGTCGACGAGGGGGCACTCGGGACGTTCGTCACGCACCTCGCCGACGACCTCGCGCCGCTGCCGGAGCCGGCCCGCACCGACGGCATCTTCGCGAAGGGGCTGACCAGCGACCTGCAGCTGGAGGTGGACTACCAGCCGCGGTTCGGCGAGGTCGGGCGCTCGACGCCGGAGTTCATCGTCTCGCGGCTGGTCGCCAACGCCGACGACCGCGCCGAGGAGGCGGGGTTCCGGACGCTCGCACGGTCGATCGACACCGAGGTCGTCCAGCGGACGCTGTCGGACGCCGCCTGGGGCGGCGTCGAGGGCGAGTAA
- a CDS encoding PAS domain-containing sensor histidine kinase — protein MLGAKGMGVRSTSVEQRLAAALPFAPDSVLYFVAGLFAVTGAMATSTGEYDAVSTFLFEGFVNVGLAAFVVGATWLYLGRSELPRSSWWNVVTGYVGGILFIGVLLLWANLPALLSGASLLLLREDFVFFGNLGGLFGFFVGVSRARSEYNQQLRRELEVSNELVESSQEALWMFRDDWSELLYANAAFEEIIGQSIEALEADPTSFMAAVHPDDRDFVREQTRQLSDGEALEYEIRVNPHEEYGRWVWVAAQPIFRDGEQVAISGFARDITDMKERQRRFEAIFNQTYQFTGLMAPDGTLLEANDTALAFGGIDRRDVVGKKIWDAHWFRISEETRERTRADVERAADGEFVRHELEVQGADGTAIIDFSIRPITDDDGEVTLLIPEGREITELKEHEERVVSLHETTRRLFQAETRTEAAEIATAAAAEILDLPVNSIWFHDADTDALEPAAWTAEADEIFGDHPTFQAGEGLAWEVFESGEPELFDDVRSRPEVQNPETEMRSEMILPLDDAGVFIAGSTTTAEFDGRQVSLAKLLATNVDSALERIDKQRELEARQRELEHQIERLDEFAGIVSHDLRNPLSVAKGHLELLEADLDGDSREDVRKIDDALERMSRLIDDLLTLARAGEQLDDVRPVRLDRVVRSAWNAVETDGHDLRVDLDQRVPADESRLAQLFENLFRNAVEHAGEGASITVGALEDGGGFYVADDGPGIPESEREDVFDAGYSTNAEGTGFGLSIVKEIVDAHGWDITATESAGGGARFEVSGVSERA, from the coding sequence GTGTTGGGGGCTAAGGGGATGGGCGTCCGGAGCACATCGGTCGAGCAGCGCCTCGCAGCGGCGCTGCCGTTCGCCCCCGATTCCGTCCTCTACTTCGTCGCCGGCCTGTTCGCGGTCACCGGTGCCATGGCGACGTCCACCGGCGAGTACGACGCCGTGAGCACGTTCCTCTTCGAGGGGTTCGTGAACGTCGGGCTGGCAGCGTTCGTCGTCGGCGCGACGTGGCTCTACCTGGGGCGGTCGGAACTCCCGCGGTCGTCGTGGTGGAACGTCGTGACCGGCTACGTGGGCGGCATCCTCTTCATCGGAGTCCTGTTGCTGTGGGCGAACCTCCCGGCTCTCCTGTCGGGAGCGTCGCTGCTGCTGCTCCGCGAGGACTTCGTCTTCTTCGGGAACCTCGGCGGCCTGTTCGGGTTCTTCGTCGGCGTCAGCCGCGCGCGCAGCGAGTACAACCAGCAGCTGCGGCGGGAGCTGGAGGTCAGCAACGAGCTCGTCGAGAGCAGCCAGGAGGCCCTGTGGATGTTCCGCGACGACTGGTCGGAGCTGCTGTACGCCAACGCCGCCTTCGAGGAAATCATCGGGCAGTCCATCGAAGCGCTCGAGGCGGACCCGACGTCGTTCATGGCGGCGGTCCACCCGGACGACCGCGACTTCGTCCGCGAGCAGACCCGGCAGCTCTCCGACGGCGAGGCCCTGGAGTACGAGATCCGCGTCAACCCCCACGAGGAGTACGGCCGGTGGGTCTGGGTGGCCGCCCAGCCGATCTTCCGCGACGGCGAGCAGGTCGCCATCTCGGGGTTCGCCCGCGACATCACCGACATGAAGGAGCGCCAGCGGCGCTTCGAGGCCATCTTCAACCAGACCTACCAGTTCACCGGGCTGATGGCGCCCGACGGGACGCTGCTCGAGGCCAACGACACCGCGCTCGCCTTCGGCGGCATCGACCGCCGCGACGTCGTCGGCAAGAAGATCTGGGACGCCCACTGGTTCCGGATCTCCGAGGAGACCCGCGAGCGGACCAGGGCGGACGTCGAACGTGCGGCCGACGGCGAGTTCGTCCGCCACGAACTGGAGGTCCAGGGCGCCGACGGGACGGCGATCATCGACTTCTCGATTCGGCCCATCACCGACGACGACGGCGAGGTGACGCTCCTCATCCCGGAGGGCCGCGAGATCACCGAACTGAAGGAACACGAGGAGCGGGTGGTCAGCCTCCACGAGACGACCCGGCGGCTGTTCCAGGCGGAGACGCGGACCGAGGCGGCGGAGATCGCGACCGCCGCCGCCGCCGAGATCCTCGACCTGCCGGTCAACTCCATCTGGTTCCACGACGCCGACACCGACGCCCTCGAGCCGGCGGCCTGGACGGCGGAGGCCGACGAGATATTCGGCGACCACCCGACGTTCCAGGCCGGCGAGGGGCTCGCCTGGGAGGTCTTCGAGTCCGGCGAGCCGGAACTATTCGACGACGTGCGGTCCAGACCGGAAGTTCAGAACCCCGAGACGGAGATGCGTAGCGAGATGATCCTCCCCCTGGACGACGCCGGCGTCTTCATCGCGGGCTCGACGACGACCGCGGAGTTCGACGGCCGGCAGGTGTCGCTGGCCAAACTGCTGGCGACGAACGTCGACTCGGCGCTGGAGCGCATCGACAAGCAGCGCGAACTCGAGGCCAGACAGCGCGAACTCGAACACCAGATCGAGCGGCTCGACGAGTTCGCGGGCATCGTCTCCCACGACCTCCGGAATCCGCTGTCGGTCGCGAAGGGCCACCTCGAGTTGCTCGAGGCGGACCTGGACGGCGACTCCCGCGAGGACGTCCGGAAGATCGACGACGCGCTCGAACGGATGAGCCGGCTCATCGACGACCTCCTGACGCTGGCGCGGGCGGGCGAGCAGCTCGACGACGTCCGGCCCGTCCGGCTCGACCGGGTGGTCCGGTCGGCGTGGAACGCCGTCGAGACGGACGGCCACGACCTGCGCGTGGACCTCGACCAGCGGGTGCCGGCCGACGAGAGCCGCCTCGCACAGCTCTTCGAGAACCTCTTCCGGAACGCCGTCGAGCACGCCGGCGAGGGCGCGTCGATCACGGTCGGCGCGCTCGAGGACGGCGGCGGCTTCTACGTCGCCGACGACGGGCCGGGGATCCCGGAGAGCGAACGCGAGGACGTCTTCGACGCCGGCTACTCGACGAACGCCGAGGGGACGGGCT